In Terrirubrum flagellatum, a genomic segment contains:
- a CDS encoding GMC family oxidoreductase — MAADEFDYIIIGAGSAGAALAARLSEDPSTRVLLLEAGRDIRTAETPDHIRIPNPMRAIADDDFRWPTLLARRTDRQEPKLLWRGRAMGGSSTINGQIAIRAIPDDFARWVAAGCAGWGWSDVLPYFNKLETDENFGDRPYHGKEGPIPVFRAAVEDWGHVDRALMNAALGLDYGWCDDHNAPEGTGVSPYAINSRAGLRISTNDGYLEPARGRANLTIVGDALVDTLTFEGNRPHVSGVSALVKGEARAFRATREVILSAGAIHSPLILQRSGVGPRALLEKFGISVRADLPVGKNLLDHPALGFMLDLGDEARVNTRMHRHTNCCLRYSSGLAGAGENDMIMIAFNLRPEREGDLARARIIVSVYQAFSQGYVRITSTDPAADPDVHERMLTDERDLLRMRDGVRRLREISLQPALKTATTRVEYGMTGRSIEDELGGAALDNWMLSEVADAQHASGTCRMGAADDPRSVVDPSCRVIGCTGLRVIDASIMPEVPRANTHLTTVMIAEKMADALKRGE; from the coding sequence ATGGCGGCCGACGAATTTGACTACATCATCATCGGCGCGGGTTCCGCCGGCGCCGCGCTGGCGGCGCGTCTGAGCGAAGATCCCTCAACGCGCGTGCTCCTGCTCGAAGCCGGCCGCGACATCCGCACGGCGGAGACGCCCGACCATATCCGCATCCCGAACCCGATGCGCGCCATCGCGGATGATGATTTCCGCTGGCCGACGCTGCTCGCGCGCCGCACCGACAGGCAGGAGCCGAAGCTGCTCTGGCGCGGCCGCGCCATGGGCGGCTCCTCAACCATCAATGGCCAGATCGCGATCCGCGCCATTCCCGACGATTTCGCGCGCTGGGTCGCCGCAGGCTGCGCCGGCTGGGGTTGGAGCGATGTGCTGCCCTATTTCAACAAACTCGAGACCGATGAGAATTTCGGCGACAGGCCCTATCACGGCAAGGAGGGGCCGATCCCCGTGTTCCGCGCCGCCGTCGAGGATTGGGGCCATGTCGATCGCGCGTTGATGAACGCCGCGCTCGGCCTCGATTATGGCTGGTGCGACGATCACAACGCGCCTGAGGGCACAGGCGTTTCGCCTTACGCGATCAACAGCCGGGCGGGCCTGCGCATCTCCACCAATGACGGCTATCTCGAGCCGGCGCGCGGCCGCGCCAATCTCACCATCGTGGGAGACGCGCTCGTTGATACGCTCACCTTCGAAGGCAACCGTCCGCATGTCAGCGGCGTCTCGGCGCTTGTGAAAGGCGAAGCGCGCGCGTTTCGCGCGACGCGCGAAGTGATCCTGTCCGCCGGCGCGATCCATTCGCCTCTGATTCTGCAGCGCTCCGGCGTCGGCCCGCGCGCGCTGCTCGAAAAATTCGGCATCTCCGTTCGCGCCGATCTGCCGGTCGGCAAAAATCTCCTCGATCATCCCGCGCTTGGCTTCATGCTTGATCTCGGCGACGAGGCGCGCGTCAACACGCGCATGCATCGCCACACCAATTGCTGCCTGCGCTATTCTTCCGGCCTCGCCGGCGCCGGCGAGAACGACATGATCATGATCGCCTTCAATCTTCGCCCGGAGCGCGAAGGCGATCTCGCGCGCGCCCGCATCATCGTCTCGGTCTATCAGGCCTTCAGCCAGGGATATGTGCGCATCACGAGCACGGACCCCGCCGCCGATCCTGACGTGCATGAGCGCATGCTGACCGACGAGCGCGATCTCCTGCGCATGCGTGACGGCGTGCGTCGCCTGCGCGAGATTTCATTGCAGCCCGCCTTGAAAACAGCGACGACGCGCGTCGAATACGGGATGACCGGGCGCTCGATCGAAGATGAGCTTGGCGGCGCAGCGCTCGATAACTGGATGCTGTCGGAAGTCGCCGACGCACAGCACGCCAGCGGAACCTGCCGCATGGGCGCGGCGGACGATCCGCGCTCCGTCGTCGATCCCTCCTGCCGCGTCATCGGCTGCACGGGCCTGCGCGTGATCGACGCCTCGATCATGCCCGAGGTTCCGCGCGCCAACACCCATCTCACGACAGTGATGATCGCGGAGAAGATGGCCGACGCGCTGAAGCGCGGCGAATAG